In a genomic window of Acidobacteriota bacterium:
- a CDS encoding UpxY family transcription antiterminator — protein MQPNSKAWQPAWYAVWTRSRHEHVVREQLERKGFEVFLPTITRWSRWKDRKKKIAWPLFPGYCFARFEPGERLPILKCSGVVSIVSFDGEPAPVPDFEIDGIRRLVTSDLQYDPCPLIREGMMAEVTHGPLKGVVGRLVRKGAHARLVLSVDLIGQAVSVEVDAADVRAY, from the coding sequence GTGCAGCCGAACAGCAAAGCGTGGCAGCCCGCGTGGTACGCGGTGTGGACGCGCTCGCGACACGAGCACGTCGTTCGTGAGCAGCTCGAGCGCAAAGGGTTCGAGGTGTTCCTGCCCACCATCACGCGGTGGAGCCGCTGGAAGGATCGGAAGAAGAAGATCGCATGGCCGCTGTTCCCCGGGTATTGCTTCGCGCGGTTCGAGCCGGGCGAGCGGCTGCCGATCCTCAAGTGCAGCGGCGTGGTCAGCATCGTCTCATTCGACGGGGAGCCGGCGCCGGTGCCGGACTTCGAGATTGACGGCATTCGCCGGCTCGTCACGAGCGATCTCCAGTACGATCCCTGCCCTCTCATCCGCGAAGGGATGATGGCGGAGGTCACGCACGGGCCGCTGAAGGGTGTCGTCGGGCGGCTCGTCCGCAAAGGGGCGCACGCGCGCCTCGTGCTGTCGGTTGATTTGATCGGCCAGGCGGTGAGCGTCGAGGTGGATGCCGCTGACGTG